A genomic stretch from Pseudothermotoga sp. includes:
- a CDS encoding HAD-IIA family hydrolase, whose product MAVLELSDIELFLLDMDGTFYLGDKLIPGALEFLEIVKSLKKKFMFLTNNSSKGPAQYVEKLKRLGVDVNESCVFSSAEATAMFLLERYGQSKLFLVGTKALAETMKSYGHTIDEKEPQMVVLGYDTELTYEKLAKACLLLRKGLPYIATHPDINCPSEEGPLPDAGSIIALIERSTGRTPDHIVGKPNQLMMQMISKRFSLPPHKIAMVGDRLYTDMEFALRSGAMAILVLSGETQLEHLQNSQTKPHLVVENIEVLAKMLKRG is encoded by the coding sequence GTGGCAGTTTTGGAACTTTCTGACATAGAGCTGTTTTTGCTGGATATGGACGGTACGTTCTATCTTGGAGATAAGCTCATTCCTGGAGCTTTGGAGTTTCTCGAAATTGTGAAATCTTTAAAGAAGAAGTTCATGTTTCTCACCAACAATTCTTCGAAAGGGCCTGCGCAGTACGTTGAAAAGCTCAAACGGTTGGGTGTGGACGTGAACGAATCTTGTGTGTTCAGTTCCGCCGAAGCGACCGCCATGTTTTTGTTGGAACGATACGGTCAATCAAAGCTTTTTTTGGTCGGCACTAAAGCGTTGGCAGAAACGATGAAATCCTATGGTCATACGATCGATGAGAAAGAACCACAGATGGTGGTGCTCGGTTACGATACGGAACTCACTTACGAAAAGCTCGCGAAAGCTTGTTTACTTCTCAGAAAAGGTTTACCTTACATCGCAACGCATCCTGACATAAACTGTCCTTCTGAAGAAGGTCCCTTACCTGACGCTGGTTCGATCATCGCGTTGATAGAACGTTCTACAGGAAGAACACCAGATCACATCGTGGGTAAGCCCAACCAGCTGATGATGCAGATGATTTCCAAAAGATTTTCCTTACCGCCTCACAAGATAGCCATGGTGGGTGATAGACTCTACACAGACATGGAATTCGCGCTCCGTTCTGGGGCAATGGCGATCCTCGTGTTGAGTGGCGAAACACAACTGGAACATCTGCAGAACAGTCAAACCAAACCACACTTAGTGGTTGAAAACATCGAAGTTTTAGCTAAAATGCTCAAGAGAGGTTGA
- a CDS encoding sigma-70 family RNA polymerase sigma factor — protein sequence MVSLAQAGLKEALELIVERYYPMVCRICSKYYAPWAEFEDMVQSALVGLIKAVYYYQPDKSGFTSFAWRNVESELKSFLTFLNRKKNKLLTDAVSMDLLASSEDSEETGYSFEDTVRSTARNALGEMIIERVKNFLNELEADIFQMWLDGFSYEEIQTTLNVNFKKVDNTIQKVRRIVKEKIDPALLNSFFSEG from the coding sequence TTGGTCAGCCTCGCGCAAGCGGGATTGAAAGAAGCGCTCGAGCTCATAGTGGAGCGCTATTATCCTATGGTCTGCAGGATCTGTTCAAAATACTATGCACCTTGGGCCGAATTCGAAGACATGGTTCAAAGTGCGTTGGTGGGACTCATCAAGGCAGTTTATTATTATCAACCGGACAAGAGTGGTTTCACTTCGTTCGCGTGGAGGAACGTGGAATCGGAACTGAAATCTTTTCTCACTTTTTTGAACAGAAAGAAGAACAAACTCCTCACGGATGCGGTGAGCATGGATTTACTCGCCTCATCGGAAGATTCGGAAGAAACTGGTTATTCTTTTGAAGACACAGTCAGATCTACCGCTCGAAATGCGCTTGGAGAGATGATCATCGAACGTGTGAAAAATTTCCTGAATGAACTTGAGGCTGACATATTTCAAATGTGGCTCGACGGATTCAGTTACGAAGAGATCCAAACGACGTTGAACGTGAACTTCAAGAAGGTGGACAACACGATACAGAAAGTCAGAAGGATCGTGAAAGAGAAGATAGATCCTGCTTTGCTGAACAGCTTTTTCAGCGAAGGATGA
- a CDS encoding tetratricopeptide repeat protein, with amino-acid sequence MIEEIFEKALRASKENRLEEAENLYKECLKIHQTPEVWNNLGNVYARMERYAEAIECYRRSIDCDPTFTIAHTNLASLLINLERFAEARLVLLSLLNKEQPNEQTLAMLIVCDLALNNLAEAVSLYKKNASEALNKELSEYGVLEKLLELS; translated from the coding sequence ATGATCGAAGAAATCTTCGAGAAAGCCTTGCGAGCGAGTAAGGAAAACAGATTGGAAGAAGCTGAAAATCTTTACAAGGAATGTCTGAAGATTCACCAGACTCCAGAGGTTTGGAACAACCTTGGGAATGTCTATGCTCGCATGGAGAGGTACGCCGAAGCGATAGAATGTTACAGAAGATCCATAGACTGTGATCCCACCTTCACGATCGCCCACACGAACTTAGCCTCGCTACTCATCAATTTGGAAAGGTTTGCAGAAGCGAGGTTAGTCCTGCTGAGCTTGTTGAACAAAGAGCAACCAAACGAACAGACCTTAGCGATGTTGATCGTTTGCGATCTGGCTTTGAACAATTTAGCAGAAGCGGTGAGCTTATACAAGAAAAACGCTTCAGAAGCTTTGAACAAAGAACTATCGGAGTACGGTGTGTTAGAAAAATTGCTCGAATTGAGTTGA
- a CDS encoding glycosyltransferase family 4 protein, with protein sequence MKIALLHFRVGFTDGVSLEMEKWKTVLERMGHEVLYVAGEFSQISGVEIPTLAMNDPTNIWIHRNAFEKLLVSDETFLKVFKDYVRRIEEELERKVPPLDILIVNNILSLGFNLAAAVAISEYAKSRNIKVVGHHHDFYWERERYSRPQSEFVVKILNRYFPPKGENFFHITINTLAQKELFRRKGIESLVVPNIFDFDQPLWKIDEYNKDLRPSLGISDGDIVILHATRIVQRKAIELALDFVECFCKLSERKVHFLLAGFPEQESQEYYRKIVEKAKKMPYTTHFVFDIVRAERFLGEKKYYSLWDMYAVADAITYTSALEGWGNQLIEAVFSKKPLVVFEYPVFKSDIAPLGFDFISLGDEIHYDENESLYKIDQAKIEKAAEKLKWLLSHPEELSKVVEKNFQIGKKHLSLEKLQQYLTFLFNRLGLSTG encoded by the coding sequence ATGAAGATAGCACTGTTACACTTCAGAGTGGGTTTTACAGACGGCGTTTCACTCGAAATGGAAAAATGGAAAACAGTTTTAGAGAGGATGGGACACGAGGTCCTTTACGTCGCGGGAGAGTTCAGCCAAATTAGTGGAGTCGAGATTCCCACACTAGCCATGAACGATCCTACAAACATTTGGATACACAGAAACGCTTTCGAAAAATTGTTGGTCAGTGACGAAACGTTCTTGAAAGTTTTCAAAGATTATGTTCGCCGAATCGAGGAAGAGTTGGAACGAAAAGTTCCGCCACTGGATATTTTGATAGTGAACAACATCCTCTCGCTTGGGTTCAACTTGGCCGCAGCAGTTGCCATCAGTGAGTACGCGAAAAGTAGGAACATCAAAGTAGTTGGTCATCATCACGATTTTTACTGGGAGAGAGAAAGGTATTCAAGGCCCCAGAGCGAGTTCGTAGTTAAAATTCTCAACAGATATTTTCCTCCGAAGGGTGAGAACTTTTTCCACATCACCATAAACACTCTGGCGCAGAAAGAGCTTTTTAGACGCAAGGGTATCGAATCACTCGTAGTGCCCAACATTTTTGACTTTGATCAACCTTTGTGGAAGATAGATGAGTACAACAAAGATCTACGGCCGTCGTTGGGTATAAGTGATGGAGACATCGTGATTCTGCATGCAACTAGGATCGTTCAAAGAAAGGCAATAGAGTTGGCCTTGGACTTTGTGGAATGTTTTTGCAAATTGAGTGAAAGAAAGGTTCATTTTTTATTGGCAGGGTTTCCTGAGCAAGAGTCGCAGGAGTACTACCGAAAGATCGTTGAGAAAGCCAAAAAGATGCCTTATACTACTCATTTTGTGTTCGACATAGTCCGAGCCGAAAGATTTCTGGGTGAAAAGAAGTATTACTCGTTGTGGGACATGTATGCTGTGGCGGATGCCATCACTTATACTTCCGCACTTGAAGGCTGGGGTAATCAGCTGATAGAAGCTGTTTTTTCAAAAAAGCCACTCGTTGTTTTTGAATATCCAGTCTTCAAGAGTGATATCGCTCCATTAGGATTCGATTTCATCTCACTTGGAGACGAGATTCACTACGATGAAAATGAAAGTCTGTACAAGATCGATCAAGCAAAAATTGAAAAGGCTGCTGAAAAGCTGAAATGGTTGCTCTCTCATCCAGAAGAATTGTCAAAAGTCGTGGAGAAAAATTTTCAAATAGGAAAGAAACATCTTTCGCTCGAAAAGCTTCAGCAATACTTGACATTCCTCTTCAATCGGCTTGGTCTTTCAACAGGTTGA